The proteins below are encoded in one region of Pseudomonas entomophila L48:
- a CDS encoding RHS repeat domain-containing protein: MRHYCYDRGGNLTHLKHNPQDPPNAYTIELTVSDRSNRAVDKNVTEDPAQVDTYFDAAGNQRQLQTNQQLQWTSRGELARAVQMPRDSLADDEEIYRYDASGQRVTKHRSDLASGTVRRNHVLYLPGLELRTQYNDATVESLRHEIIVGAAGSAQVRLLHWETGLPPGMANDTIRYSYTDLIGSVALELGKDAAIISQEEYYPYGETAVWLPDNSVEAQYKTVRYSGKERDVTGLYYYGYRYYQPWLGRWLSADSAGTVDGLNLYRMVKNNPTSFKDMLGLNLEDANATENSSPPTHFETLLNSAKGKLNEQVQNLRIKLFKGQLEGLGKIPEIAESISKQMHSFTQSKAMHIALETGANFASGSANSLITIAAPPATKSLAKKVGVGLIDALTDPQPISPDYDLLSKVKDASANIKREIISKVKDTITSKLQDVTESAAKAALEEIIGLDLESVSLVSLSKSLGSAYSAMNLSRREYLDLVDSSAEKTIHYLTELHQELYDTFKKLAKPIVDIEGTWQVVAPNNSDATPSLGIISPDSKGKEAIFLDDIEKPINNGLRITNLLRKRVSDHRNHIKK; encoded by the coding sequence GTGCGCCACTACTGCTATGACCGTGGCGGTAACCTGACCCACCTCAAGCACAACCCACAAGACCCGCCCAACGCCTACACGATCGAGCTGACGGTGTCCGACCGCAGTAATCGCGCCGTGGACAAGAACGTGACGGAAGACCCCGCGCAGGTCGACACCTACTTCGACGCCGCCGGCAATCAACGCCAGTTGCAGACGAACCAGCAATTGCAGTGGACCAGCCGGGGCGAGTTGGCGCGAGCCGTGCAGATGCCCCGTGACAGTTTGGCGGACGACGAGGAGATCTACCGCTACGACGCCAGCGGCCAGCGAGTGACCAAACACCGCTCGGACCTGGCCTCCGGGACCGTGCGCCGCAACCACGTGCTCTACCTGCCGGGGCTGGAGTTGCGCACCCAGTACAACGATGCGACCGTGGAATCGTTGCGGCACGAAATCATCGTCGGCGCAGCCGGCAGCGCCCAGGTGCGGTTGCTGCATTGGGAAACCGGCCTCCCCCCTGGCATGGCCAACGACACGATCCGCTACAGCTACACCGACCTGATCGGCAGCGTCGCTCTGGAGTTGGGTAAAGACGCGGCGATCATCAGCCAGGAAGAGTACTACCCCTACGGCGAAACGGCGGTGTGGCTGCCGGACAACAGCGTGGAGGCGCAGTACAAGACCGTGCGCTATTCCGGCAAGGAGCGGGATGTGACGGGGCTGTATTACTACGGGTATCGCTATTACCAACCGTGGCTAGGGCGCTGGTTGAGTGCCGACTCGGCGGGAACAGTGGATGGGCTCAACCTGTATCGGATGGTCAAGAACAACCCGACATCATTCAAGGACATGCTTGGGCTCAACCTGGAGGACGCCAACGCCACGGAGAATTCGTCACCGCCTACCCATTTTGAAACCCTACTAAACAGCGCAAAGGGCAAACTCAACGAACAAGTACAAAATCTAAGAATAAAATTATTCAAAGGCCAACTTGAAGGCCTCGGAAAGATACCGGAAATAGCTGAAAGCATAAGCAAACAGATGCATAGCTTTACCCAATCAAAAGCCATGCATATCGCCCTCGAGACCGGGGCAAACTTTGCCTCAGGCTCAGCCAATAGCCTTATAACGATTGCAGCCCCACCCGCTACAAAGTCCTTGGCGAAAAAGGTTGGTGTCGGACTTATAGATGCGCTTACAGACCCTCAACCGATAAGCCCGGACTATGACTTGTTATCAAAAGTCAAGGATGCTTCAGCCAACATAAAAAGAGAGATTATTTCCAAAGTCAAGGACACGATTACAAGCAAGCTACAAGACGTCACCGAAAGCGCTGCCAAGGCAGCCCTAGAAGAAATAATCGGCTTGGATTTAGAGTCTGTCTCGCTTGTCAGCTTATCAAAGTCTTTAGGAAGCGCATACAGCGCCATGAATCTTTCAAGGAGAGAATACCTTGACTTAGTTGATAGCAGCGCAGAAAAAACCATACACTACCTGACAGAATTACACCAAGAGCTCTACGACACCTTCAAAAAACTTGCAAAACCAATAGTCGATATTGAGGGGACATGGCAAGTCGTGGCCCCGAATAATTCTGATGCCACGCCGAGCCTTGGTATTATATCGCCAGACTCCAAAGGCAAGGAGGCCATCTTCCTCGATGACATTGAAAAACCAATCAATAACGGCCTGCGCATTACCAACCTTCTTAGAAAGCGGGTCAGTGACCATCGTAATCACATAAAAAAGTAA
- a CDS encoding bifunctional allantoicase/(S)-ureidoglycine aminohydrolase has translation MSKPSYFAPHGGHPAQTELLTDRAMFTEAYAVIPKGVMRDIVTSHLPFWDKMRMWVIARPLTGFAETFSQYIVEVAPEGGSERPELDPNAEAVLFVVEGQIDITVEGKHHTLVPGGYAFLAPGADWSLRNNSKANVTFHWLRKHYQKVEGLPVPESFVTHRDNATVIEMPGTEGRWVTTRFVDMADMRHDMHVNIVTFQPGGVIPFAETHVMEHGLYVLEGKAVYRLNQDWVEVEAGDFMWLRAFCPQACYSGGPGPFSYLLYKDVNRHVHLTLNPQR, from the coding sequence ATGTCGAAACCTTCCTACTTCGCCCCCCACGGTGGGCACCCGGCTCAGACCGAGCTGCTGACTGACCGTGCCATGTTCACCGAAGCCTATGCCGTCATCCCCAAGGGTGTGATGCGTGACATCGTCACCAGCCACCTGCCGTTCTGGGACAAGATGCGCATGTGGGTCATCGCCCGCCCGCTGACCGGCTTCGCCGAGACCTTCTCCCAGTACATCGTCGAAGTCGCCCCCGAAGGCGGCAGCGAACGCCCTGAGCTGGACCCGAACGCCGAAGCCGTGCTGTTCGTGGTCGAAGGCCAGATCGACATCACCGTCGAAGGCAAGCACCACACCCTGGTACCCGGCGGCTACGCTTTCCTGGCGCCAGGCGCCGACTGGAGCCTGCGCAACAACAGCAAGGCCAACGTCACCTTCCACTGGCTGCGCAAGCACTACCAGAAAGTCGAAGGCTTGCCGGTGCCTGAGTCGTTCGTCACCCACCGTGACAACGCCACCGTCATCGAGATGCCGGGTACCGAAGGCCGCTGGGTCACCACCCGCTTCGTCGACATGGCCGACATGCGCCACGACATGCACGTCAACATCGTGACTTTCCAGCCGGGTGGCGTGATCCCGTTCGCCGAAACCCACGTCATGGAACACGGCCTGTACGTGCTGGAAGGCAAGGCGGTGTATCGTCTGAACCAGGACTGGGTCGAGGTCGAGGCCGGTGACTTCATGTGGCTGCGCGCCTTCTGCCCGCAAGCCTGCTACTCCGGTGGCCCGGGCCCGTTCAGCTACCTGCTGTACAAGGACGTCAACCGCCACGTGCACCTGACCCTGAACCCGCAACGCTGA
- a CDS encoding START domain-containing protein, with protein MNRYPLIAALLLSTTLLAADAWNLAYDREGIRVYLSAVAGSPYQQFRGVSTMKASVRTLTDLQENLRVACKWLYACDQMRLLDVEGDSTWVYLTTNLPWPTLPRDIVLKVRTERLDDGSLVRHLSAEPGRLPEQPGLIRVRHLRGEWVMKPLGERLTEVTYALQADPAGDVPGWLANRFVVDAPVVTLRTLRAVAERQP; from the coding sequence ATGAACCGCTACCCCCTGATCGCCGCCCTGCTGCTATCGACCACCCTTCTGGCCGCCGACGCCTGGAACCTCGCCTACGACCGCGAAGGCATTCGTGTCTACCTGAGCGCCGTTGCCGGCTCGCCCTACCAGCAGTTCCGTGGTGTGAGCACCATGAAAGCCAGCGTGCGCACCCTCACCGACCTGCAGGAGAACCTGCGGGTAGCCTGCAAATGGCTGTATGCCTGCGACCAGATGCGCCTGCTCGATGTCGAAGGTGACAGCACCTGGGTCTACCTGACCACCAACCTGCCGTGGCCCACCCTGCCACGGGACATTGTGCTGAAAGTGCGCACCGAGCGCCTGGACGATGGTTCGCTGGTGCGCCATCTGAGCGCCGAGCCTGGCAGGCTGCCCGAACAACCGGGCCTGATCCGCGTGCGTCATCTGCGGGGCGAATGGGTCATGAAGCCGCTGGGTGAACGGCTGACTGAAGTCACCTATGCATTGCAGGCCGACCCGGCCGGCGATGTGCCAGGCTGGCTGGCCAACCGCTTCGTGGTGGATGCCCCAGTCGTCACGTTGAGAACGCTCAGGGCCGTTGCCGAGCGACAACCCTGA
- a CDS encoding MFS transporter has translation MTAQQPNSGVTLQILSIVFYTFIAFLCIGLPIAVLPGHVHDQLGFGAVIAGLTIGLQYLATLVSRPFAGRVADTLGGKRAIRYGLYGIAGCGVLTLLSAWALALPWLSLALLLGGRLLLGIAQGLIGVATLSWGIGQVGPEHTARVISWNGIASYGAIAIGAPAGVLLVGSLGFAVLGLALLALAVVALLVLRTRPDVQVVRGERLPFWAAFGRVAPCGLGLTLASIGYGTLTTFVTLYYLERGWVGAAWCLSAFGLCFILSRLLFVNAVNRFGGYNVAVACMITEVLGLTLLWLAPSPLWAMLGAGLTGFGLSLVYPALGVEAIRQVPSSSRGAGLGAYAVFFDLALAIAGPLMGAVAVHLGYASIFAVAALLALSGVALTLLLARRS, from the coding sequence ATGACCGCGCAACAACCAAACTCCGGCGTCACGCTGCAGATCCTCTCCATCGTCTTCTACACCTTCATCGCCTTCCTCTGCATCGGCCTGCCGATCGCAGTGCTGCCTGGCCATGTACATGATCAATTGGGCTTCGGCGCAGTCATCGCCGGGCTGACCATTGGCCTGCAATACCTCGCCACACTGGTCAGCCGCCCGTTCGCCGGCCGAGTCGCCGACACCCTCGGCGGCAAGCGGGCCATTCGCTATGGTTTGTACGGCATTGCCGGCTGCGGTGTGCTGACCTTGCTCTCGGCCTGGGCTCTCGCCTTGCCCTGGCTGAGCCTGGCGCTGTTGCTGGGTGGACGGCTGCTGCTGGGCATCGCCCAAGGGCTGATTGGCGTCGCCACCCTGAGCTGGGGGATCGGCCAGGTGGGGCCGGAACACACCGCGCGGGTGATTTCATGGAACGGCATCGCCTCGTACGGCGCCATCGCCATTGGTGCACCGGCTGGCGTGCTGCTGGTGGGCAGCCTGGGTTTCGCGGTGCTGGGGCTAGCACTGCTAGCGCTGGCGGTCGTGGCCTTGCTGGTGCTGCGCACGCGCCCTGACGTGCAGGTGGTGCGCGGTGAGCGCCTGCCGTTCTGGGCCGCATTCGGCCGGGTCGCACCTTGCGGCCTGGGGTTGACCCTGGCATCGATCGGCTACGGCACCCTGACCACTTTCGTCACGCTTTATTATCTTGAGCGCGGCTGGGTCGGCGCAGCCTGGTGCCTCAGTGCGTTCGGCCTGTGCTTCATCCTGTCGCGGCTACTGTTCGTCAATGCGGTGAACCGCTTCGGTGGCTACAACGTAGCAGTCGCTTGCATGATCACCGAAGTGCTGGGGTTGACCTTGCTGTGGCTGGCCCCCTCGCCGTTGTGGGCGATGCTGGGGGCCGGCCTGACTGGCTTCGGGCTGTCGTTGGTCTATCCCGCCCTGGGTGTCGAGGCAATCCGCCAGGTCCCCAGCAGCAGCCGTGGCGCGGGGCTGGGCGCCTATGCGGTGTTCTTCGACCTGGCCCTGGCCATCGCCGGCCCGCTGATGGGCGCGGTGGCTGTGCACCTGGGGTACGCCTCGATCTTCGCGGTTGCCGCCCTGCTGGCACTGTCAGGGGTGGCCTTGACCCTGTTGCTGGCCCGCCGCAGCTGA
- a CDS encoding alpha/beta hydrolase family protein, whose protein sequence is MNRFLTLITCVLLGSLMAQADAAPWVAGLHRLTLTDPVDARPMQALVFYPSSGEARPVRIEGYQTRVAEDAPVAMGQFPLLVISHGNAGSPMALHDLANGLARQGFVVVAVVHPGDNGRDHSRLGTLSNLYGRPLQVSAAITAVRADKLLAPYLNDGKVGVIGYSAGGETALILSGARPDLERLRRYCQERPTDADACKTHGVLIADHSELAPRADPRVGAVMLMAPLSLMFGRHALAGVHVPVLIYSGDNDQLLALEHNADALARKLPITPDYRLLSGAGHFVFMAPCDDEQHLRMPALCKDADGVDRRYIHRSLRSETTAFFSQALGAPEPAERSAAAGQQQGQGHP, encoded by the coding sequence ATGAACAGATTCCTCACCTTGATCACCTGTGTGCTGCTCGGCAGCCTTATGGCCCAGGCCGACGCGGCGCCGTGGGTGGCCGGGTTGCATCGGCTCACCCTGACCGACCCGGTGGATGCCCGGCCCATGCAGGCGCTGGTGTTCTACCCTTCCAGTGGTGAAGCACGCCCCGTGCGCATCGAAGGCTATCAGACCCGGGTAGCAGAAGACGCACCGGTGGCCATGGGGCAGTTTCCCTTGCTGGTCATCTCCCACGGCAACGCTGGCAGCCCGATGGCCTTGCATGACCTGGCCAATGGCCTGGCGCGGCAAGGGTTCGTGGTGGTGGCGGTGGTCCACCCCGGTGACAACGGCCGGGACCATAGCCGGCTGGGTACCCTCAGCAATCTCTACGGGCGCCCCTTGCAGGTCAGCGCCGCTATCACGGCGGTGCGCGCAGACAAGCTGCTGGCGCCTTATCTGAACGATGGCAAGGTTGGTGTGATCGGTTATTCCGCGGGCGGTGAAACCGCCTTGATCCTGTCGGGCGCCCGGCCCGACCTGGAGCGCCTGCGCCGCTATTGCCAGGAACGCCCTACGGATGCCGATGCCTGCAAGACCCACGGCGTGCTGATCGCCGACCACAGCGAGCTGGCCCCACGGGCGGACCCACGCGTAGGCGCGGTGATGTTGATGGCACCGTTGAGCCTGATGTTCGGTCGTCACGCCTTGGCGGGGGTGCACGTACCTGTGCTGATCTACAGCGGTGACAACGACCAGTTGCTGGCCCTCGAGCACAATGCCGATGCGCTGGCGCGCAAGTTGCCGATCACGCCGGACTACCGCCTGCTCAGTGGCGCCGGGCATTTCGTGTTCATGGCCCCCTGCGATGACGAGCAACACCTGCGCATGCCCGCGCTGTGCAAGGATGCCGACGGTGTCGACCGTCGTTACATCCACCGTTCGCTACGCAGCGAAACCACGGCCTTCTTCAGCCAGGCGCTGGGTGCGCCGGAGCCTGCCGAACGCTCAGCTGCGGCGGGCCAGCAACAGGGTCAAGGCCACCCCTGA
- a CDS encoding FMN-dependent NADH-azoreductase produces the protein MKLLHIDSSILGDNSASRQLSREVVEAWKAAEPGIEVVYRDLAADAISHFSAATLVAAGTPEQVRDAAQAHEAKLSAETLEEFLAADAVVIGAPMYNFTVPTQLKAWIDRVAVAGKTFRYTEAGPEGLCGDKKVILVSTAGGLHQGQPTGVGHEDFLKVFLGFIGITDLEIVRAHGLAYGPEHRAKAIDAAQAQIAGELFAAA, from the coding sequence ATGAAACTGTTGCATATCGATTCGAGCATCCTGGGCGACAATTCCGCCTCCCGTCAGCTGAGCCGCGAAGTGGTCGAGGCCTGGAAAGCCGCCGAGCCAGGCATCGAAGTGGTCTACCGTGACCTGGCCGCCGACGCCATCAGCCACTTCTCCGCCGCCACCCTGGTGGCTGCCGGTACCCCCGAGCAAGTGCGCGATGCCGCCCAGGCCCATGAAGCCAAGCTCAGCGCCGAGACCCTGGAAGAATTCCTGGCCGCCGACGCGGTGGTGATCGGTGCGCCGATGTACAACTTCACCGTGCCGACCCAGCTCAAGGCCTGGATCGACCGCGTCGCCGTCGCCGGCAAGACCTTCCGCTACACCGAAGCCGGCCCCGAAGGGCTGTGCGGTGACAAGAAGGTGATCCTGGTTTCCACCGCCGGTGGCCTGCACCAAGGCCAGCCAACGGGTGTCGGCCACGAAGACTTCCTGAAAGTGTTCCTGGGCTTCATCGGTATCACCGACCTGGAGATCGTCCGTGCCCACGGCCTGGCTTATGGCCCGGAGCACCGCGCCAAGGCCATCGACGCCGCCCAGGCGCAGATCGCCGGTGAGCTGTTCGCCGCAGCCTGA
- a CDS encoding LysR substrate-binding domain-containing protein: MQDLNDLFYFARVVETGGFAAAGRQLGIPKSRLSRRIAELEERLGTRLLQRTTRQLKLTAVGERYLHHCQAMLLEAEMADEVVASMSSEPRGRLRVSCPVALAHAFLPDVISRFLAQYPLVQLDMVLLNRRVDLISEGIDVALRVRDLGDEDPALVTRRLRQAQMQLVAAPGFADHIREPSELATLPVLGAAEADRLVHFRLFGPNGRQEDVALEPRLAIDDFVVRNAAVRAGLGFTALPSMFCEQELERGELVRLLPDWSLPGGYLQAVYPHRRGLLPAVRVWIDHLAASFEACGERYV, encoded by the coding sequence ATGCAAGACCTCAACGACCTCTTCTACTTCGCCCGGGTGGTCGAAACCGGTGGATTCGCCGCCGCCGGGCGCCAGTTGGGCATCCCGAAATCGCGCCTGTCGCGGCGCATCGCCGAGCTGGAGGAGCGCCTGGGCACGCGCCTGCTGCAACGCACCACCCGGCAACTCAAGCTCACGGCGGTGGGCGAGCGGTACCTGCACCATTGCCAGGCCATGTTGCTGGAGGCGGAAATGGCCGACGAAGTGGTGGCCAGCATGTCCAGCGAGCCCCGGGGCCGGTTGCGAGTTTCTTGCCCGGTGGCTCTGGCCCATGCCTTCCTGCCGGATGTGATCAGCCGCTTTCTCGCCCAGTACCCGCTGGTGCAACTGGACATGGTGCTGCTCAATCGTCGCGTGGACCTGATCTCGGAAGGTATCGACGTGGCGCTGCGTGTGCGCGACCTGGGCGACGAAGACCCGGCCCTGGTCACCCGTCGCCTGCGCCAGGCGCAGATGCAACTGGTGGCCGCGCCGGGCTTCGCCGATCACATCCGCGAACCTTCCGAACTGGCCACGCTGCCCGTGCTGGGTGCGGCCGAGGCTGATCGCCTGGTGCATTTCCGCCTGTTCGGCCCCAACGGGCGCCAGGAAGATGTCGCCCTGGAGCCGCGCCTGGCCATCGACGACTTTGTCGTGCGCAATGCCGCGGTGCGCGCGGGCCTGGGTTTCACCGCGCTGCCGAGCATGTTCTGCGAGCAAGAGCTGGAACGTGGCGAACTGGTTCGCCTGTTGCCAGACTGGTCGCTGCCAGGCGGTTACCTGCAAGCGGTCTACCCGCACCGGCGCGGGTTGCTGCCAGCGGTCAGGGTCTGGATCGACCACCTGGCCGCCTCGTTCGAAGCCTGTGGAGAGCGTTATGTCTGA
- a CDS encoding MmcQ/YjbR family DNA-binding protein, which yields MSEKRMTEEQVAAYCLGLPGAQEDYKWGGIRVFSVAGNKMFAIQGLNGDGLAFKVADELFLGYCDRPGIRPAPYLARAKWISMGRPYPMGREELSDLLRRSHQLVVRRLPKRLQVGMLL from the coding sequence ATGTCTGAGAAAAGGATGACCGAAGAGCAGGTTGCAGCTTACTGCCTGGGCTTGCCAGGGGCGCAGGAGGACTACAAGTGGGGTGGAATCCGCGTGTTCTCGGTGGCGGGCAACAAGATGTTCGCGATACAGGGGCTTAACGGCGACGGGCTGGCGTTCAAGGTCGCCGATGAGCTGTTCCTGGGTTATTGCGACCGCCCGGGCATACGCCCGGCGCCCTATCTGGCAAGGGCCAAGTGGATCAGCATGGGGCGCCCCTACCCCATGGGCCGCGAGGAGCTCAGCGACCTGCTGCGCCGCTCGCACCAGTTGGTGGTGCGCCGGCTGCCCAAGCGCCTGCAGGTGGGGATGTTGCTGTAG
- a CDS encoding DUF1294 domain-containing protein → MAREQEGVRNARLKLLVLAGLCLLPVLGGLQMGLNGQSWVPLALYPAVSLVSLLLYWQDKQQARTQAWRTPEKVLHASELLGGWPGALLAQQLFRHKTRKVSYQAVFWGIVLLHQVFWADHLLLGGRWLGHLV, encoded by the coding sequence ATGGCGCGCGAGCAGGAAGGCGTGCGCAACGCACGCCTGAAGCTTCTGGTACTGGCTGGGTTATGCCTGTTGCCGGTGCTGGGCGGCCTCCAGATGGGCTTGAATGGCCAGTCCTGGGTACCTTTGGCGTTGTATCCGGCGGTGAGCCTGGTCAGCCTGCTGCTGTACTGGCAGGACAAGCAGCAGGCACGTACCCAGGCCTGGCGAACCCCGGAAAAGGTGCTGCACGCGAGTGAGCTTCTGGGTGGCTGGCCGGGGGCGCTGCTGGCGCAGCAGCTGTTCCGGCACAAGACCCGCAAGGTGTCGTATCAGGCCGTGTTCTGGGGCATCGTGCTGTTGCACCAGGTGTTCTGGGCCGACCATCTGCTGCTGGGTGGGCGCTGGTTGGGACACCTGGTGTAA
- a CDS encoding undecaprenyl-diphosphate phosphatase codes for MDFWSALQAIILGVVEGLTEFLPISSTGHQIIVADLINFGGERAMAFNIIIQLGAILAVVWEFRRKIFDVVLGLPTQAPARRFTANLLIAFFPAVVLGVLFADLIHEYLFNPITVAAALVVGGVIMLWAERRQHRIEVDHVDEMSWHHALKIGFVQCLAMIPGTSRSGSTIIGGLLFGLSRKAATEFSFFLAMPTMVGAAVYSGYKYRELFQPGDLPVFALGFVVSFIFAMIAVRGLLKFIANHSYAVFAWYRIAFGLLILATWEFGWVDWSTAHG; via the coding sequence ATGGATTTTTGGAGTGCCTTGCAGGCAATCATCTTGGGCGTGGTCGAGGGCCTGACGGAGTTCCTGCCGATTTCGAGTACCGGGCACCAGATCATCGTCGCTGACTTGATCAACTTTGGCGGCGAACGCGCCATGGCGTTCAACATCATCATTCAGCTTGGTGCCATCCTCGCTGTGGTATGGGAGTTCCGCCGCAAGATCTTCGATGTGGTGTTGGGGCTACCCACCCAGGCACCTGCCCGGCGGTTCACCGCCAACCTGCTGATCGCCTTCTTCCCGGCGGTGGTGCTGGGGGTGCTGTTCGCCGACCTGATCCATGAATACCTGTTCAACCCCATCACCGTGGCTGCGGCGCTGGTGGTCGGCGGGGTGATCATGCTTTGGGCGGAGCGTCGCCAGCACCGCATCGAGGTCGATCATGTCGACGAGATGAGCTGGCACCACGCGTTGAAGATCGGTTTCGTCCAGTGCCTGGCAATGATCCCAGGAACCTCGCGTTCCGGCTCGACCATCATCGGCGGCCTGCTGTTCGGGCTGTCGCGCAAGGCCGCCACCGAGTTTTCCTTCTTCCTGGCCATGCCGACCATGGTCGGGGCGGCGGTGTATTCGGGCTACAAGTACCGCGAACTGTTCCAGCCCGGCGACTTGCCGGTGTTCGCCCTGGGCTTCGTGGTGTCGTTCATCTTCGCCATGATCGCCGTGCGTGGGCTGCTCAAGTTCATCGCCAACCATAGCTACGCGGTATTCGCCTGGTACCGCATCGCCTTTGGCTTGCTGATCCTGGCGACCTGGGAGTTCGGTTGGGTCGACTGGTCGACGGCGCACGGCTGA